One window of the Eucalyptus grandis isolate ANBG69807.140 chromosome 6, ASM1654582v1, whole genome shotgun sequence genome contains the following:
- the LOC104447845 gene encoding isoflavone 3'-hydroxylase — protein sequence MSSLSPLSLSSSPPPRAPPTPAPAPRTRSLRSIFMEDVGMHLISASAFLFLLFLFKLQRSNKRNLPPSPPSLPIIGHLLLIKEPVHRTLQSLSDRYGPVLSLSFGSRSVVVISSPSAAEECFTRNDIILANRPRLLFAEIMFYGGTTIGTAPYGPHWRNLRRLTALKFLSPHRLACSLTIRLEEVRLLVKSLYEVATAAVGGGGFARVEMRSRLEEMSFNIIMRMISGKRCFGATVGAGDTKVARQFVELMKETFELSGMEPGDFLRVLRRVVDFKGRERRMVDVAKRSDVILQGMIDELRSRRKRSDSGREVESETMIDSMLLEGYSDDIIKGQILSILSAGTDTSTVTIEWAMSLLLNHPDVMKKAQAKLDDIVGRDRLANEADIQKLPCLQNIINEVLRLFPPAPLLVPHESAEDCMVGGFNVPRGTMILVNAWAIQRDPKVWDDPTSFIPKRYQGLEEDHAYRLLPFGMGRRSCPGAGLANRVVSLALAALIQCFEWERIGEEPVDLSEGMGITMPKREPLEALCKVRECMIANVLTRL from the exons ATGTCATCCCTCTCCCCActatctctctcttcctccccaCCGCCCCGCGCCCCGCCaacccccgcccccgcccccagGACACGTAGTCTCCGTAGCATCTTCATGGAAGACGTGGGGATGCACCTTATCTCAGCATCcgccttccttttccttctcttcttgttcAAATTGCAGAGAAGCAACAAGAGGAATCTCCCACCGAGCCCGCCTTCACTCCCTATCATCGGCCACCTCCTCCTTATTAAAGAGCCAGTCCACCGGACCCTTCAGTCTCTCTCCGACCGCTACGGCCCggtcctctccctctcctttggCTCCCGCTCCGTGGTTGTCATATCCTCCCCATCCGCGGCCGAGGAGTGCTTTACCAGAAATGACATCATCCTCGCCAACCGCCCCCGCCTGCTCTTTGCTGAGATTATGTTCTATGGTGGCACGACCATCGGCACTGCCCCTTACGGGCCCCACTGGCGCAACCTCCGCCGCCTCACGGCACTCAAATTTCTTTCCCCCCACCGCCTTGCCTGCTCCCTCACCATCCGGCTGGAGGAAGTAAGGCTCCTCGTGAAGAGCCTCTATGAGGTAGCCACGGCAGCGGTAGGGGGTGGCGGATTCGCGAGGGTGGAAATGAGGTCGAGGCTGGAGGAGATGTCCTTCAACATCATCATGAGGATGATCTCTGGGAAGCGCTGCTTTGGGGCTACCGTCGGTGCGGGTGACACCAAGGTGGCCAGGCAGTTCGTGGAGTTGATGAAGGAGACATTCGAGCTGAGCGGGATGGAGCCCGGTGATTTCTTGCGGGTGCTGAGGAGGGTAGTGGACTTCAAGGGGAGAGAACGGAGGATGGTGGACGTGGCTAAGAGGTCCGATGTGATCTTGCAGGGCATGATAGATGAGCTCCGGtcaagaaggaagagaagcgACAGCGGTCGAGAGGTGGAGAGCGAGACGATGATCGATTCCATGCTGTTGGAGGGCTACTCGGACGACATCATCAAAGGCCAAATCTTG TCAATACTAAGTGCAGGCACGGACACATCCACAGTGACAATAGAATGGGCCATGTCTCTCCTACTCAACCATCCAGACGTCATGAAAAAAGCTCAAGCAAAATTAGACGACATTGTTGGCCGAGACCGTCTAGCTAATGAAGCAGACATCCAGAAGCTACCTTGCCTTCAAAACATCATCAATGAGGTGCTTCGATTGTTTCCGCCGGCACCACTCCTAGTGCCTCATGAGTCTGCTGAGGATTGCATGGTCGGAGGGTTCAACGTGCCCCGAGGCACCATGATCCTAGTAAATGCATGGGCAATTCAGAGAGACCCAAAAGTGTGGGATGATCCCACAAGTTTTATACCAAAGAGGTACCAGGGATTGGAAGAGGATCATGCTTACCGGTTGTTGCCTTTTGGGATGGGGAGGAGGAGTTGTCCCGGTGCTGGCCTTGCCAATAGAGTGGTGAGTTTGGCTCTAGCTGCACTTATTCAATGCTTCGAGTGGGAACGAATCGGTGAAGAGCCGGTGGACTTGTCCGAAGGGATGGGAATCACAATGCCGAAGAGAGAGCCACTGGAGGCTTTGTGCAAAGTGCGTGAATGCATGATTGCTAATGTTCTCACACGGCTTTGA
- the LOC104451382 gene encoding probable disease resistance protein At4g27220, protein MPRETDPFRNYVEFQRNNKWKCQFCKKQYAGSATRIKAHLAGVGGYGITDCKDVDDQVRSEALKALKGKTVVESSFRPDNVEVGLHQPVIASNEDGQRETSFVVMPYMSSDAISTVGASSSNFRPLHEMDVPNQYLPTQNMTAHGDFSFWTQPPQSHAGDSNIQPRNLSYPSGGGDLAPVNAGEGEPNTEVPQDARTDDALVDSQPGACGLVDENMPTLKRKLEELCNQEADMDGLETWCRKAQRIRGEYWSMVQAFREGRSLCPQQVERVNDLSKEVEDILGHCSFPKGSTIHAAGRRKSLPLVTTELVDKESKKTIEKICGYLMKGEIFLIGICGMAGVGKTAILMHVHNRVFENPVFNDVFWVTVPQEFNVYELQNEVANAVGLDNLSMDKDVKRRACILNRHLKSKRAVLCLDGLWMHFDIEDVGIPVEKGSIKLVMTTQSLDVCDKMVCQKQVKIRPLDLRADCWVLFLKKLCFGRELPSEVKKIASSVLDKCGGLPLGIIEIATQMRGLKGVHEWKDLLQQLENSMMELDVFKKLKLSYMNLGNLQVQQCLLHLLLCFGEYSKAKIIEKDLIESFIDEGLLSGIATRQELHNKGNIILDKIKKACLGVDKDKESLSVHPLIRDMALQIVTSTTHMVKANMGLKEIPKDKFWTNHLEKVFLQSNDIEEIPYSISSNCPKLMRLSLNNNVSLDTIHESFFEHMKGLKVLDLSKTNIAALPDTISHLESLETLLLRECEELHFIPCVKKLGSLKKLDLSGCVMLGEVPEGMEMLVKLTYLDLLGTEIKALSERVLGKLVNLEYLVINYMMEEEVEIELTMVEGLYCSVLNVETFNACVRLVEQNSSQPYDLALSLSENYYFRDKHERRIIIKSCHSIAATVDGEIGGDGCALLPKNVQVLEVGQCNGVTSMCEVGPLDNLDELKIQEWEKLEELGAVHFPNLRRMNITTCSKLKHLLKEGHELRRLQWFRIEDLEELEGINVAAPSLYSIEVYKCRKMKRVVEWEWLVAHLTNLRSIKIKNCEQLQEMIGGLLPLSETCYLTKIEIEGCNNLKRVLMKHDMLPGLPFLRHLSVKNCKSIQVIIGTNPNMMQRSFLNLTRLTLWNLPELKGIYDDETMSCLSIESIDIQNCPKLQRLPLRDDGLPYPPPHSRHIFVDRLTWQSPEWDHSVSPPSLEFYARLYGKSPPNFYFSFILSISQRPF, encoded by the exons ATGCCCAGAGAGACGGACCCTTTTCGGAACTATGTAGAGTTCCAGCGGAACAACAAGTGGAAATGTCAATTCTGCAAGAAGCAGTATGCCGGAAGCGCGACTAGGATCAAGGCCCACTTAGCGGGAGTTGGAGGATATGGGATCACTGACTGCAAGGACGTTGATGACCAAGTGAGATCGGAAGCCCTAAAGGCGTTGAAGGGTAAAACAGTGGTGGAATCGAGCTTCAGACCAGATAACGTTGAAGTGGGTCTGCATCAGCCTGTGATTGCAAGCAATGAAGATGGTCAGAGAGAGACTTCATTCGTTGTCATGCCGTACATGAGCTCTGATGCCATAAGCACTGTAGGTGCAAGTTCATCAAACTTTCGTCCCTTGCATGAGATGGATGTGCCCAATCAGTATCTTCCTACTCAAAACATGACTGCACATGGGGACTTTTCATTCTGGACACAACCTCCTCAATCTCATGCCGGTGATTCTAACATTCAGCCGCGGAATTTGAGTTATCCCAGTGGCGGTGGAGACCTCGCCCCAGTAAATGCAGGAGAGGGAGAACCCAATACAGAGGTTCCACAAG ATGCGAGGACAGATGATGCACTCGTGGATAGTCAACCAGGTGCTTGTGGGCTGGTTGACGAGAATATGCCAACTCTGAAAAGAAAGCTGGAAGAACTATGCAATCAAGAAGCAGACATGGATGGGTTGGAGACATGGTGTAGGAAAGCACAAAGGATAAGAGGAGAATACTGGAGCATGGTCCAAGCATTCCGAGAAGGCAGATCTCTTTGTCCGCAGCAGGTAGAAAGAGTAAATGATTTGAGCAAAGAAGTTGAAGATATTCTAGGCCACTGTAGCTTCCCAAAGGGGTCGACAATACATGCTGCTGGACGTAGGAAAAGTTTGCCCTTGGTAACAACAGAGCTAGTAGACAAGGAAAGTAAGAAGACAATTGAAAAGATATGCGGCTATTTAATGAAGGGTGAGATTTTCCTCATTGGCATTTGTGGAATGGCAGGAGTTGGCAAGACAGCCATTTTAATGCATGTCCATAATAGAGTATTTGAGAATCCTGTCTTCAATGATGTGTTTTGGGTCACTGTACCTCAGGAGTTTAACGTCTATGAACTACAAAACGAGGTTGCCAATGCAGTCGGACTAGACAATCTCTCAATGGATAAGGATGTGAAGAGGAGGGCATGCATATTGAATAGGCATTTGAAGAGCAAGAGAGCTGTCTTATGTTTAGATGGTCTGTGGATGCACTTTGACATTGAGGATGTGGGAATTCCAGTTGAAAAAGGAAGCATTAAGTTGGTAATGACAACTCAATCGCTAGATGTATGTGATAAGATGGTCTGCCAAAAACAAGTCAAAATACGTCCTCTAGATTTGCGAGCTGATTGTTGggtcttatttttaaaaaagcttTGCTTTGGGAGAGAACTCCCTtcagaagttaaaaaaatcGCAAGCTCCGTTTTGGATAAGTGTGGAGGTTTGCCACTTGGGATCATTGAGATTGCAACTCAGATGAGGGGACTAAAGGGAGTGCATGAATGGAAAGACTTGTTGCAGCAATTAGAAAATTCGATGATGGAACTTGATGTGTTCAAGAAATTGAAACTCAGTTACATGAACTTGGGTAATCTTCAAGTGCAGCAGTGTCTCTTGCATTTACTACTCTGTTTTGGAGAGTACTCTAAAGCTAAAATTATCGAAAAGGATTTGATAGAATCTTTCATAGATGAGGGCTTGTTAAGTGGAATAGCCACTCGGCAAGAATTGCACAATAAAGGTAACATCATAttggacaaaataaaaaaggcttGCCTGGGGGTTGATAAAGACAAAGAATCTCTGTCAGTACACCCCTTGATAAGGGACATGGCATTGCAAATAGTGACGAGCACAACTCACATGGTCAAGGCCAACATGGGATTGAAAGAAATTCCAAAGGATAAGTTCTGGACCAATCACCTAGAGAAAGTCTTCTTACAAAGCAACGATATAGAAGAAATCCCATACAGCATATCGTCAAATTGCCCTAAACTTATGAGGCTGTCGTTGAATAACAATGTCTCTTTGGATACCATCCACGAATCTTTCTTCGAGCATATGAAGGGGTTGAAGGTTCTAGATCTAAGCAAAACGAATATCGCGGCATTACCGGACACTATCTCTCACTTGGAGAGCTTAGAAACACTGTTACTCCGAGAGTGTGAGGAATTACATTTTATACCTTGTGTAAAAAAATTGGGATCCCTTAAAAAGTTGGACCTTAGTGGGTGTGTAATGCTTGGAGAAGTGCCGGAGGGGATGGAGATGTTAGTAAAGCTGACGTACCTTGACCTGCTTGGCACAGAGATCAAGGCGTTATCGGAAAGAGTGTTGGGGAAGCTGGTGAACTTGGAATATCTGGTGATTAATTACATGATGGAAGAGGAGGTAGAGATAGAATTAACAATGGTGGAAGGACTCTATTGCTCTGTTCTGAATGTTGAAACATTCAATGCATGTGTGAGGCTTGTTGAGCAAAACAGCTCCCAACCATATGACCTGGCACTGAGTTTATCAGAAAACTACTACTTTAGGGATAAGCACGAGAGGCGTATAATCATCAAAAGTTGCCATAGTATTGCGGCAACGGTAGATGGAGAAATTGGTGGGGATGGCTGCGCTCTACTTCCAAAAAATGTGCAAGTACTGGAAGTAGGACAGTGCAATGGGGTGACAAGTATGTGCGAGGTAGGTCCACTTGATAATCTAGATGAGCTGAAGATACAGGAATGGGAGAAGCTGGAGGAATTGGGTGCTGTCCACTTCCCTAACCTACGGAGAATGAATATCACTACATGTTCCAAACTGAAGCATCTCTTGAAGGAGGGGCATGAGCTCCGTCGTCTACAATGGTTTAGAATCGAAGATTTAGAGGAACTAGAGGGGATTAATGTGGCAGCGCCTTCTCTTTATAGTATAGAAGTGTACAAGTGTCGTAAAATGAAGAGGGTGGTGGAATGGGAGTGGCTGGTCGCTCACCTCACAAATCTGAGgtccattaaaataaaaaattgcgaGCAATTACAGGAGATGATAGGTGGGCTATTGCCACTCAGTGAGACTTGTTATCTTACGAAGATTGAAATTGAAGGATGCAACAACCTGAAGAGGGTGCTTATGAAGCATGACATGTTGCCGGGCCTCCCTTTCCTCCGACATTTATCAGTCAAAAACTGCAAGAGCATACAGGTGATAATAGGCACTAATCCCAACATGATGCAACGCTCCTTCCTAAATTTAACACGCCTGACTCTATGGAATCTTCCGGAGCTGAAGGGCATATATGATGATGAGACCATGAGTTGCCTTTCAATCGAATctattgatatccaaaattgtCCGAAGCTGCAGAGGCTTCCTCTGCGTGACGATGGGCTCCCTTATCCTCCCCCCCATAGTCGGCATATTTTCGTAGATAGGTTGACGTGGCAGTCGCCGGAGTGGGACCATTCCGTTTCCCCACCCTCACTTGAGTTTTACGCCAGGTTGTATGGTAAGTCTCCcccaaatttttacttttcttttatccTCTCCATCTCCCAGAGGCCCTTCTAA